One region of Salvelinus sp. IW2-2015 linkage group LG1, ASM291031v2, whole genome shotgun sequence genomic DNA includes:
- the LOC111963928 gene encoding caveolin-3 has protein sequence MTVTMADINNGYEQKFQMDRHHKEIDLINRDPKQVNEDVVKVDFEDVIAEPDGTHSLDGVWKASYTTFTVSKYWCYRILSAILGIPMALLWGFLFACLSFCHIWAVVPCIKSCMIESQCFSRIYSLAIHIFCDPLFEALGKIFSSVRVVLQKDV, from the exons ATGACCGTGACCATGGCTGACATCAACAACGGTTATGAACAGAAGTTCCAGATGGACAGACATCATAAAGAGATTGACCTGATCAACAGAGACCCCAAGCAAGTCAACGAGGATGTAGTGAAG GTGGACTTTGAGGACGTGATCGCTGAGCCTGACGGGACTCACAGTCTGGACGGGGTGTGGAAGGCCAGTTACACCACCTTCActgtgtccaaatactggtgctACCGTATCCTGTCTGCCATTTTGGGGATCCCCATGGCTCTACTGTGGGGCTTCCTATTTGCCTGCCTTTCCTTCTGCCACATCTGGGCTGTGGTGCCTTGCATTAAGAGCTGCATGATAGAGTCCCAGTGTTTCAGCCGTATCTACTCCCTGGCCATACACATCTTCTGCGACCCGCTATTTGAAGCCCTGGGAAAGATATTCTCAAGTGTTCGGGTGGTGCTACAGAAGGATGTGTAA
- the LOC111963932 gene encoding caveolin-2, giving the protein MGTMMRETDPVGTEIDLGDSDDEDLDEDREEPQLLWKAELGDGMDEEEAVSPLVDVSDTKPLLKERDPRGVNDCLKVTFEDVIAEPVSVRSGDRVWIWSNALFEVTRVWIYRIVTVLLAVPISIITALLFAILSFLHIWFFSPFVHYILIITYWLQSLWSIVLDIGVRPFLTSAARCHSGIRLRLTQE; this is encoded by the exons ATGGGCACCATGATGAGGGAAACAGATCCAGTGGGGACAGAGATTGACCTAGGAGACTCTGATGATGAAGACCTGGATGAGGACCGTGAGGAGCCTCAGCTGCTATGGAAGGCTGAACTGGGGGATGGGATGGATGAAGAGGAGGCTGTGTCCCCGTTAGTTGACGTTAGTGACACCAAGCCCCTGCTGAAAGAAAGAGACCCTAGAGGAGTCAACGACTGTCTGAAG GTGACCTTTGAGGATGTGATAGCGGAGCCGGTGTCAGTGCGTAGCGGAGACAGAGTGTGGATCTGGAGTAATGCCCTGTTCGAGGTCACCAGGGTCTGGATCTACCGGATAGTAACTGTCTTGCTGGCCGTCCCTATATCCATCATCACTGCACTGCTCTTCGCCATCCTCAGCTTCCTACACATATG GTTCTTCAGCCCATTCGTCCATTACATCCTTATTATCACATACTGGCTGCAGAGCCTATGGAGCATCGTACTGGACATTGGTGTCCGCCCATTCCTCACTAGTGCTGCAAGGTGCCACAGTGGAATCAGACTTCGCCTGACACAGGAATGA